TGAGTCTGTGACACACCTGGGGGCTGTgtcacacctgggggtacctggggggcagTGTCACCCTTGAGACTGTCACACCCGGGGCACTGGCACCCCCTGGCCGCTGCTGCCCCCCGCGGGGGTGTCACCCACGGGATGTCCCCGGTGTCGGTGTCACCCACGGGATGTCCCCCGTGTCCGTGTCACCCGtggccgtgtccctgtccccgcaggCGCCTGCGCTGCACCCGGAACCTGATCCACGCCAACCTCTTTCTGTCCTTCGCGCTCCGGGCCGGCGCCATCCTCACGCGGGACGCGCTGCTGCCCCACGGCCACGGCCACGGCcaccccctgcagctgctgggcatGCAGGTGGGCAccccgggcaggggacaccCACGGGGCCACTCATGGGGACACCCACGGGAGCGGGTGACACCCACGGGGAGGTTGGGGGGAACACACGGGGACACCCACGGGGTCTCGGGGACACCCACGGGAGCGGGTGACACccatggggaggagggggacaaCACAAGGGGACATCCACGGGGGTCTCGGGGACATCCCCGGGGGCGGTGTCGCCCGCTCCCCGTGgccgcgcggggccggggccgccccgggcCGCCCTcccgcggggcggggaggggacagcggtgTCGCCGCAGGCGGGCCCCGCGTGTCGCGTGGCGCAGAGCCTGGCCCAGTACTGCGTGGGCGCCAACTACGCGTGGGCCATGGCCGAGGGGCTCTTCCTGCTGCGCCTCCTCGTCGCCACCTCGGGTCGCCGCTGTGTCCCCGCCTTCTTGCTGCTCGGCTGGGGTGCGCCACGTGTCCCCCGTGTcgcctgtgtcacctgtgtcactgTGTAACCGCGTcacccctgtcacctcctgcGCCTTTGTGTAGCCCTGTGTCCTCTCGTGCCCCGTCCCGGGTCTCCCCATGTCCCTCTCTGTGCCACctgctgtcccctgtgtcccctgtgtcacctcctgttcctctgtgctctgccatgtccccccgtgcccccccgtgtcccccggtgtccccgtgtccccctaaccaggtgtgtcccccccaggtgtccccgtGGTCTTCGTGGTCCCCTGGGTTGTCCTGAGGTACCTGTACGAGAATGAGGGGTGAGGCCACCTGTCCCCTGCCTTGTCCCCACATTGTTCCCTCCTCCAGGGGACAATGGTGAcacaggtgggggggggggctgagCGTGTCCCCCCCCCGCAGGTGCTGGGAACGCAACGAGAAGGTGGCGGTGTGGTGGGTGATCCGCTGTCCCATTCTGGTGGCTGTCGCGGTGGGTGACATTgcggtggggcagggggggtAGCGGTGTCCCCACCTCACCCTGGAGGTGTCACTGCaggtgtcccctgtgtcccctccacCCCACAGGTGAACTTCGTGGTGTTCGTGCGAATCGTCCGGATCCTGGTGGCCAAAGTGCGTGCGCACCAGGTGTCCCGCGGGGACACGCGGCTCAGGTGGGGACACTCCCgggacaggtggggacaccAGGTCCCCAAgggctccccatccctgggggtgtccccagatCTCCCTGGGCATGTCCCAGCcgtgtccccgcgtgtccccaggctggcacGCTCCACGCTGACGCTGATCCCGCTGCTTGGGGTGCACGAGGTGGTTTTTGCCCTGGCCGGGGAGGGCGAAGGAGGCGGCGGCCTGAGGCTGGCACGGCTCTGCCTCCACCTGCTGCTCACCTCGGCCcaggtgaggggacacgggggacgatggggggacagtgaggggaaaaaaaagggggacaATGGGGGCTGAAATGGGGGTTAATGGGGGTTAATCGGGTGGCCCCCCCACACGTCCCCCCACCCAGGGCCTGGTTGTCAGCATCCTGTACTGCTTCACCAACAAGGAGGTGCGTCCGCAACCGGGGCATGTTGCAACACGGTGCTGTATATCACGAGATGCCGCCATATATCGTGACATGCCACCCGCAGGTGCAGGCCGAGGTCCGCCGGGGGTGGCAGCGGTGCCGTCTGGGTGTCCCCGCCCCCCCCAGGGGCCCCCGGAGGGGTCACTCCCGACAGGGGCAGCACCCAGTGGCcgagagcagctgctgagggCCTCCaagagtttgggggggggggggggttctaGGGCAATTTGGGGCAAAATCTGGGGGATTTGGATGTCCCcctgatttggggggggggggggctctgaAACTTTGGGGCCACGAGGGCCCTCAGGTTTGTAccctcagaaataaaaaaactacAAAACCCCCAGGGGTGCTGTGCAGCCATTGTGGGGGGGCACTGCGGGCTACTGGGGGGATACTGGAAGGTGGTGGGAGAACTACAACTCCCAACATGCCCCACGGCGCAGCGCCGAACACCATGGCAGGACTACAACTCCCGTGAAACTCCGCGCAGCCGCCCGGAGCCCGGCGGGAGCGAACTACAGCTCCCGTGATGTCCCGCGCGGCACAGGCGCGGAGGGCGGTGGGCACGAGCGCAGGCGCGGCGGGGCACCCCGGAAGCGGCCGGAGAGGCGGAGCGGCCGCGCCCGG
This window of the Aphelocoma coerulescens isolate FSJ_1873_10779 chromosome 34, UR_Acoe_1.0, whole genome shotgun sequence genome carries:
- the GIPR gene encoding gastric inhibitory polypeptide receptor, whose amino-acid sequence is MGQWAATPAPLSYGPHGAEERSAQATVVAWRQYRQACELHLRLAPPAPGPVCNRSFDLYACWGDAVPNSTATVPCPWYLPWYHRVQGGVVARRCGPDGRWVTDDSGRPWQDNSQCEDLAQVQPLQRQAWLLEQFRLLYTVGYSLSLVALVVALLLLLLLRRLRCTRNLIHANLFLSFALRAGAILTRDALLPHGHGHGHPLQLLGMQAGPACRVAQSLAQYCVGANYAWAMAEGLFLLRLLVATSGRRCVPAFLLLGWGVPVVFVVPWVVLRYLYENEGCWERNEKVAVWWVIRCPILVAVAVNFVVFVRIVRILVAKVRAHQVSRGDTRLRLARSTLTLIPLLGVHEVVFALAGEGEGGGGLRLARLCLHLLLTSAQGLVVSILYCFTNKEVQAEVRRGWQRCRLGVPAPPRGPRRGHSRQGQHPVAESSC